The proteins below come from a single Rhodococcus sp. WMMA185 genomic window:
- a CDS encoding isoprenyl transferase, giving the protein MSARGLLYSIYERRLLKRLDGMQHPRHVAVMCDGNRRWARENGFTDVSHGHRMGALKIAELLSWCDAAGIELATIYLLSTENLRRAPDELDTLLEIITDVVEEISGPDKNWSVQIVGAPDLLPADQSRRLRDAAEQTAGRTGTHVNVAIGYGGRQEIADAVQSLLSEKLSAGLSGDDLVKSITVDGIGGHLYTSGQPDPDLVIRTSGEQRLSGFLLWQSAYSEIWFTEAYWPEFRRVDFLRALRDYAARHRRFGA; this is encoded by the coding sequence GTGAGTGCGCGAGGACTGCTGTACAGCATCTACGAGCGCCGATTGTTGAAGCGACTCGACGGTATGCAGCACCCTCGGCACGTAGCCGTGATGTGCGACGGCAATCGTCGTTGGGCTCGGGAGAACGGTTTCACCGATGTCAGCCACGGCCATCGGATGGGCGCACTCAAGATCGCTGAGCTACTGAGCTGGTGCGACGCAGCCGGCATCGAACTCGCCACCATCTACCTGCTGTCCACCGAGAATCTGCGCCGCGCTCCGGACGAACTCGACACGTTGCTCGAGATCATCACGGACGTCGTCGAGGAGATCTCGGGACCGGACAAGAACTGGAGCGTGCAGATCGTCGGTGCGCCCGACCTGCTCCCTGCTGATCAGTCCCGTCGGTTGCGTGACGCCGCCGAGCAAACTGCGGGCCGCACCGGCACCCATGTGAACGTCGCGATCGGGTACGGCGGTCGCCAGGAGATCGCCGACGCCGTGCAGTCGCTGCTGAGCGAGAAGCTGTCCGCCGGACTGTCGGGCGACGACCTTGTGAAATCGATCACTGTCGACGGTATCGGCGGTCACCTCTACACCTCCGGGCAACCGGATCCCGACCTCGTCATCCGAACGTCGGGGGAACAGCGGCTGTCGGGGTTCCTGCTGTGGCAGAGCGCCTACTCCGAGATCTGGTTCACGGAGGCGTACTGGCCCGAGTTTCGCCGAGTCGACTTCCTCCGCGCACTACGCGACTACGCCGCCCGGCACCGTAGGTTCGGCGCCTGA
- the coaA gene encoding type I pantothenate kinase produces MARSSEPSPYVEFDRKQWRTLRKSTPLVLTEEELYGLRGLGEQIDLEEVAEVYLPLSRLIHLQVAARQRLFAATATFLGEKHPDQQVPFVIGVAGSVAVGKSTTARVLQALLARWDHHPRVDLVTTDGFLYPTAELNRRGIMHRKGFPESYDRRKLLRFVTEVKSGAEEVAAPVYSHISYDIIPGQYHRVRQPDILIIEGLNVLQTGPRLMVSDLFDFSIYVDARIEDIESWYIQRFLALRKTSFSDPDAHFHHYAGLSDRDATVAAQEIWHSINRPNLVENILPTRPRATLVLRKDADHSINRLRLRKL; encoded by the coding sequence ATGGCACGGTCGAGCGAGCCCAGTCCGTACGTGGAGTTCGACCGGAAGCAGTGGCGCACACTGCGCAAGTCGACGCCCCTCGTACTGACCGAGGAAGAGCTGTACGGCCTGCGCGGTCTCGGCGAGCAGATCGACCTCGAGGAAGTAGCTGAGGTCTACCTCCCGTTGTCGCGTCTGATCCACCTACAGGTGGCCGCGCGACAACGCCTCTTCGCCGCAACGGCGACCTTTCTCGGTGAGAAGCACCCCGATCAACAGGTGCCGTTCGTGATCGGTGTCGCAGGCAGCGTCGCGGTGGGCAAGTCCACCACCGCTCGTGTTCTCCAGGCTCTTCTCGCCCGTTGGGACCATCACCCGCGTGTCGATCTGGTGACCACAGACGGCTTCCTCTACCCGACCGCGGAACTCAATCGCCGCGGGATCATGCACCGAAAGGGCTTTCCCGAAAGCTACGACCGCCGCAAACTGCTGCGGTTCGTCACGGAGGTGAAGTCGGGGGCCGAGGAAGTAGCCGCGCCCGTCTATTCACACATCTCCTACGACATCATCCCCGGCCAGTACCACCGGGTCCGCCAACCGGACATCCTGATCATCGAAGGTCTGAACGTCCTGCAAACCGGTCCGCGCCTGATGGTGTCGGATTTGTTCGACTTCTCGATCTACGTGGACGCTCGCATCGAGGACATCGAGTCCTGGTACATCCAGCGCTTTCTCGCGCTACGCAAGACATCGTTCTCCGACCCGGACGCACACTTCCACCACTACGCAGGTCTGTCCGACCGGGATGCGACCGTTGCCGCGCAGGAGATATGGCACAGCATCAACCGACCGAATCTGGTGGAGAACATTCTGCCGACGCGCCCGCGAGCCACCTTGGTGCTGCGCAAGGACGCCGACCACTCGATCAACCGACTCCGCCTGCGCAAGCTGTAA
- a CDS encoding DUF885 domain-containing protein: MESASFVREYLLIGLGFDRLEEGFVDAYTGDPALRRQVENAPRPDPRDLARTASSLRAELPSVGLAEDRSRFLDVHLRALECSGHKFAGADIGFVDEVEAYFDVHIERGDEDHYREAHRKIDAVLPGTGPLAERMQAHRASDRIPADRLQECVDAFSSALRDLVRQRYMLPDSEVVEYEVVGDKPWSGFNYYLGDYRSRVAINSDLEQHMANLPRLIAHESYPGHHTEHCRKEAGLVGAGQLEQTLFLVNTPQCLMAEGLADLALESIVGRDWGLWAQEIYADLGLRFDGERAQRISAASGQLLGVRQDAAMMLHDEGRSHDDVAAFLQRWTLSTPDRARQSLRFLSSPLWRAYTSTYVEGYRLLGGWLEEVPIGAERSERFRRLLDEPLVPSVLRDRELPLTAGGWDAIASPS; the protein is encoded by the coding sequence ATGGAATCCGCTTCGTTTGTCCGTGAATACCTGCTGATCGGGTTGGGTTTCGACCGACTAGAGGAAGGATTCGTCGACGCCTACACCGGCGATCCGGCGTTGCGCAGGCAGGTGGAGAACGCGCCACGGCCCGATCCGCGTGATCTCGCGCGTACGGCGTCGAGCCTGCGTGCCGAGCTGCCCTCGGTGGGTCTGGCCGAGGACAGGTCCAGGTTCCTCGATGTCCATCTCCGCGCACTCGAATGCTCAGGGCACAAGTTCGCGGGCGCCGACATCGGCTTCGTCGACGAGGTCGAGGCGTATTTCGACGTCCATATCGAGCGCGGTGACGAAGACCACTACCGGGAGGCGCACCGCAAGATTGATGCCGTCCTTCCCGGAACCGGACCGCTCGCCGAGCGCATGCAGGCACACCGGGCCTCCGATCGCATTCCGGCAGACCGTCTGCAGGAGTGCGTCGACGCATTCTCGAGCGCACTGCGCGATCTCGTACGTCAGCGCTATATGTTGCCCGATTCGGAGGTGGTCGAGTACGAGGTGGTGGGCGACAAGCCCTGGTCGGGTTTCAACTACTACCTCGGCGACTACCGTTCGAGGGTCGCGATCAACTCCGATCTCGAGCAGCACATGGCGAACCTGCCACGGCTGATCGCGCACGAGTCGTATCCCGGCCACCACACCGAGCACTGTCGAAAGGAGGCGGGGCTCGTGGGGGCGGGACAGCTCGAGCAGACGCTGTTCCTCGTCAACACCCCGCAGTGCCTGATGGCCGAGGGGCTTGCCGACCTCGCGCTCGAATCGATCGTCGGACGCGACTGGGGTTTGTGGGCGCAGGAGATCTACGCCGATCTAGGCCTGCGGTTCGACGGCGAGCGGGCCCAGCGCATCTCGGCGGCGTCCGGTCAGTTGCTCGGCGTGCGGCAGGACGCGGCGATGATGCTGCACGACGAGGGTCGAAGCCACGACGACGTCGCGGCATTCCTTCAGCGGTGGACCCTGTCGACCCCGGACCGGGCCCGGCAGTCGTTGCGGTTCCTGTCCTCACCCCTGTGGCGGGCGTACACGAGCACGTATGTCGAGGGGTACCGACTCCTCGGCGGCTGGCTGGAGGAGGTGCCGATCGGCGCGGAGCGATCGGAGCGCTTCCGTCGTCTGCTCGACGAACCACTCGTCCCCAGCGTCCTGCGCGACCGAGAGCTGCCGCTGACTGCGGGCGGGTGGGATGCGATCGCCAGTCCTTCGTAG
- the glyA gene encoding serine hydroxymethyltransferase — protein MTAVPGTDVNTAPLAELDPEVAEAMAGELARQRDTLEMIASENFVPRAVLQAQGSVLTNKYAEGYPGRRYYGGCEHVDIVEDLARTRAKELFGADFANVQPHSGAQANAAVLMALMNPGEKLLGLDLAHGGHLTHGMKLNFSGKLYDVESYGVSKEDNRIDMDEVRKIAVASRPKVIVAGWSAYPRHQDFEAFRSIADEVGAYLWVDMAHFAGLVAAGLHPSPVPYADVVSSTVHKTLGGPRSGLILAKQEWAKKLNSAVFPGQQGGPLMHAIAAKAVSLKIAGTAEFKDRQQRTLSGAKILAERLTGSDVAGKGVSVLTGGTDVHLVLVDLRNSQLDGQQAEDLLHEVGITVNRNAVPFDPRPPMVTSGLRIGTAALASRGFGDEQFTEVADIIGTALAGSSDIESLKARVSKLAADTPLYEGLEDWRLI, from the coding sequence ATGACCGCTGTGCCCGGTACCGACGTCAACACGGCTCCTCTTGCCGAACTCGACCCCGAAGTCGCCGAGGCCATGGCAGGGGAGTTAGCCCGTCAGCGAGACACGCTCGAGATGATCGCGTCGGAGAACTTCGTTCCCCGCGCGGTTCTGCAGGCGCAGGGCAGCGTTCTCACCAACAAGTACGCCGAGGGATACCCCGGACGTCGCTACTACGGCGGTTGTGAGCACGTCGACATCGTCGAGGATCTTGCCCGCACCCGTGCCAAGGAACTGTTCGGTGCAGATTTCGCCAACGTTCAGCCGCACTCCGGCGCGCAGGCCAACGCAGCGGTCCTGATGGCACTGATGAACCCGGGCGAGAAGCTCCTCGGCCTCGACCTCGCGCACGGCGGACACCTGACGCACGGGATGAAGCTGAACTTCTCGGGCAAGCTGTATGACGTCGAGTCGTACGGGGTCAGCAAGGAAGACAACCGCATCGACATGGACGAGGTCCGCAAGATCGCGGTCGCGTCTCGGCCGAAGGTGATCGTTGCGGGCTGGTCGGCATACCCGCGGCACCAGGACTTCGAGGCGTTCCGCTCCATCGCGGACGAAGTGGGCGCGTACCTGTGGGTCGACATGGCGCATTTCGCGGGTCTGGTGGCGGCGGGACTCCACCCCTCACCGGTGCCGTACGCCGATGTCGTGTCGAGCACCGTGCACAAGACTCTGGGCGGACCTCGTTCCGGTCTGATCCTGGCCAAGCAGGAATGGGCGAAGAAGCTCAACTCTGCCGTATTCCCCGGCCAGCAGGGTGGCCCCCTGATGCACGCCATCGCCGCCAAGGCCGTGTCCCTCAAGATCGCGGGCACCGCGGAGTTCAAGGACCGTCAGCAGCGCACGCTGTCCGGTGCGAAGATCCTCGCCGAGCGCCTGACCGGTTCCGACGTGGCCGGCAAGGGTGTGAGCGTCCTGACCGGTGGCACCGATGTGCACTTGGTGCTCGTCGACCTGCGCAACTCGCAACTCGACGGCCAGCAGGCCGAGGATCTCCTCCATGAGGTCGGCATCACGGTCAACCGCAACGCCGTACCGTTCGACCCGCGCCCGCCGATGGTCACCTCCGGCCTGCGAATCGGCACCGCCGCGCTCGCGTCGCGCGGTTTCGGTGACGAGCAGTTCACCGAGGTCGCCGACATCATCGGCACCGCGCTCGCCGGATCGTCCGACATCGAGTCGTTGAAGGCCCGCGTCTCCAAGCTGGCCGCTGACACCCCGCTGTACGAGGGCCTCGAGGACTGGCGGCTGATCTAG
- a CDS encoding DUF3558 domain-containing protein yields the protein MSLRRASVGALLALATVVSGCGAPESPEAAVASDTASPTPTTRVPRYVDQSDRPLVVFDPCLDIPDEALVEAGYDPQSKDEDVVEADYHTFLICGFDTPQRQYGLNVYSSNITFAEEQEKVKDYSTPIVLDGRRALRKVPARSICGVSMETGYGILIVSRNIQLTRSDQNLEEERCVGIEETASIIARYLPEGT from the coding sequence GTGAGTCTGCGCCGCGCATCAGTGGGCGCGCTGCTGGCGCTCGCCACGGTCGTCTCGGGTTGTGGTGCGCCGGAATCACCCGAGGCGGCGGTGGCGTCGGACACTGCGTCGCCGACTCCTACGACTCGGGTTCCGCGTTATGTGGATCAATCGGATCGGCCGTTAGTGGTGTTCGATCCGTGCCTCGATATTCCGGATGAGGCACTGGTAGAGGCGGGCTACGACCCGCAGTCCAAGGACGAAGATGTCGTCGAGGCCGATTATCACACGTTCCTGATCTGTGGGTTCGACACGCCGCAACGCCAGTACGGGTTGAACGTGTACTCCTCGAACATCACTTTCGCCGAGGAGCAGGAGAAGGTGAAAGACTACTCCACACCGATCGTGCTCGACGGTCGCCGCGCGCTACGTAAGGTGCCAGCCAGGTCCATTTGCGGGGTGAGCATGGAGACCGGGTACGGCATCCTGATCGTCTCTCGCAATATCCAACTCACTCGGTCGGACCAGAACCTGGAGGAGGAGCGATGCGTAGGGATTGAGGAGACCGCGAGCATCATCGCCCGTTATCTACCTGAGGGGACGTAG